One Campylobacter concisus DNA window includes the following coding sequences:
- a CDS encoding YbaB/EbfC family nucleoid-associated protein, whose translation MFEGFDFSKMGQMLEDVQKQAKQMEEESKNKEFGAKSGGGLVSVRANGSGEILDISIDDSLLEDKESMQILLISAVNDVLKSVEADKKNTASRMLGGLASMGIK comes from the coding sequence ATGTTTGAGGGATTTGACTTTTCAAAGATGGGGCAGATGCTTGAGGATGTACAAAAGCAGGCCAAGCAGATGGAAGAAGAGAGCAAAAATAAAGAATTTGGCGCAAAAAGCGGCGGCGGGCTGGTGAGCGTGAGAGCAAACGGCAGCGGCGAGATACTTGATATCAGCATAGATGATAGCTTGCTTGAAGATAAAGAGAGCATGCAAATTTTGCTAATAAGTGCCGTAAATGACGTGCTAAAATCAGTTGAGGCCGATAAGAAAAACACCGCTTCAAGGATGCTTGGCGGCCTTGCTTCGATGGGGATAAAATGA
- the panD gene encoding aspartate 1-decarboxylase — protein sequence MNIEILASKIHRAVVTDANLNYVGSVSIGEELIKAANLIENQKVEILDVNNGERFATYVIKGKKGEICLNGAAARKVCIGDVVIIVAYASMKFKKAKKFKPTIVHVNNKNEIIKE from the coding sequence ATGAATATAGAAATTTTAGCTAGTAAGATCCACAGAGCCGTCGTAACAGACGCAAATTTAAACTATGTTGGCTCGGTAAGCATCGGCGAGGAGCTTATAAAGGCTGCAAATTTGATAGAAAATCAAAAAGTGGAAATTTTAGACGTAAATAACGGCGAAAGATTTGCCACCTACGTGATAAAGGGCAAAAAAGGCGAAATTTGTCTAAACGGCGCAGCTGCTAGAAAGGTCTGCATTGGCGACGTGGTCATCATCGTGGCTTATGCTAGTATGAAATTTAAAAAGGCTAAGAAATTTAAGCCAACCATCGTGCATGTAAATAACAAAAACGAGATCATAAAGGAGTAG
- a CDS encoding UDP-N-acetylmuramoyl-L-alanyl-D-glutamate--2,6-diaminopimelate ligase, with product MKISVENSFITDDSNECEQGVYFVQTTANAKFVEHAVKKGAKIITLEECKKLLKIDESLKIVGITGTNGKTTTAAAIYETLRNLGKKCGLSGTRGAFIEGEQIDDKALTTSAILKTLSYLKTASEQGCEYFVMEVSSHAIAQKRIESLKFALKIFTNLTQDHLDYHKSMEEYARVKSSFFDDESVKLINIDDGGVKFNPKNAYTYAVKKPASFAPIVYGLKDGIDAVIKTPNGDVEIDSSLQGEFNLYNLIAALGAVCLLERPDAAALSKAISKFKGVSGRMEVVSIDPLVIVDFAHTPDGIEKVLNSLRHLNLIAVFGAGGDRDRTKRPKMGAIAQKYARICIVTSDNPRSEEPESIIDEICAGMSQNENLIRNANRKEAIALAISKLEPGWALVILGKGDEPYQEIKGVKHPFSDKEVVKELLKR from the coding sequence ATGAAAATATCAGTAGAAAATAGCTTCATAACAGATGACTCAAACGAGTGCGAGCAGGGTGTATACTTTGTGCAAACTACCGCAAATGCGAAATTTGTAGAACACGCGGTAAAAAAGGGCGCTAAGATAATCACTCTTGAAGAGTGCAAAAAGCTTTTAAAGATCGATGAAAGCTTAAAAATAGTTGGCATCACAGGTACAAATGGCAAGACCACAACGGCTGCGGCTATCTACGAGACCCTGCGAAATTTAGGCAAAAAATGCGGCCTAAGTGGCACCAGAGGGGCATTTATAGAGGGCGAGCAGATAGATGACAAGGCGCTTACGACAAGTGCTATTTTAAAGACGCTCTCATACCTCAAAACAGCCAGCGAACAGGGCTGTGAGTACTTCGTGATGGAGGTTAGCTCGCACGCGATCGCTCAAAAGCGCATAGAGAGCTTAAAATTTGCCCTTAAAATTTTTACAAACCTAACTCAAGACCATCTCGACTACCACAAGAGCATGGAGGAGTATGCAAGGGTAAAATCAAGCTTTTTTGACGATGAGAGCGTAAAGCTCATAAATATTGATGATGGCGGAGTTAAATTTAACCCAAAAAACGCCTACACATACGCGGTCAAAAAGCCAGCTAGCTTTGCACCGATAGTTTATGGGCTAAAGGACGGCATAGACGCAGTTATCAAGACGCCAAATGGCGATGTGGAGATAGACTCAAGCTTGCAAGGCGAGTTTAATCTCTACAACCTAATCGCAGCCCTTGGAGCAGTTTGCCTGCTAGAGCGTCCAGACGCAGCCGCACTTTCAAAGGCGATAAGTAAATTTAAAGGTGTGAGTGGCAGGATGGAGGTTGTAAGCATCGATCCGCTAGTCATCGTGGACTTTGCCCATACGCCAGATGGCATAGAAAAAGTGCTAAACTCGCTTAGACATCTAAATTTGATCGCAGTCTTTGGTGCAGGCGGCGACAGAGATAGGACAAAGCGCCCTAAAATGGGAGCGATAGCCCAAAAATACGCAAGAATTTGCATAGTCACTAGTGACAATCCAAGAAGCGAAGAGCCAGAGAGCATAATCGATGAAATTTGCGCTGGCATGAGCCAAAATGAAAATTTGATACGAAACGCCAACCGCAAAGAGGCGATCGCGCTAGCCATTAGCAAGCTAGAACCTGGCTGGGCGCTTGTCATACTTGGCAAAGGCGACGAGCCATATCAGGAGATAAAGGGCGTCAAGCACCCATTTAGCGACAAAGAAGTAGTAAAAGAGCTTTTAAAGAGGTAA
- a CDS encoding NifU family protein, translating to MIPFSDEELLKPVTASLQKVLPMLENDGGGMELLGIKNGKIYVRLTGHCHGCAASTTTLKYGIERQLRIDIHPELEVINVPIGEEFDIDRL from the coding sequence ATGATCCCATTTAGTGATGAAGAGCTTTTAAAACCAGTGACTGCGAGTTTGCAAAAGGTGCTACCTATGCTTGAAAATGACGGCGGCGGCATGGAGCTACTTGGCATAAAAAACGGCAAAATTTACGTAAGACTCACAGGACATTGTCACGGATGCGCAGCTAGCACAACCACGCTAAAATACGGCATCGAAAGGCAGCTTCGCATAGACATTCATCCAGAGCTTGAAGTCATAAATGTCCCAATAGGCGAGGAATTTGACATTGATAGATTATAA
- the rplQ gene encoding 50S ribosomal protein L17, with the protein MRHKHGYRKLGRTSSHRSALLKNLAIAIIKSEKIETTLPKAKELRSYVEKLITRARKGDSNAHRAVFASLQDKETTNKLVTEVAPKFKERNGGYTRIIKTRVRRGDAAEMAYIELVAE; encoded by the coding sequence ATGAGACATAAACACGGATATCGCAAACTTGGTAGAACGTCATCTCATAGATCTGCATTGCTTAAGAATTTAGCGATAGCTATCATCAAAAGCGAAAAGATAGAGACAACTTTACCAAAAGCAAAAGAGCTTAGAAGCTATGTTGAAAAGCTTATCACAAGAGCTAGAAAGGGCGACTCTAACGCTCACAGAGCAGTATTTGCTTCATTGCAAGACAAAGAGACTACAAATAAGCTAGTTACTGAAGTAGCTCCAAAATTTAAAGAGCGCAACGGTGGCTATACAAGAATCATCAAAACTCGCGTTCGCAGAGGTGATGCGGCTGAGATGGCTTATATAGAGCTAGTAGCTGAATAA
- a CDS encoding DNA-directed RNA polymerase subunit alpha — MRKITTSAYMPTEIEVKSVSENVANITAYPFEAGYAVTLAHPLRRLLYTSTVGFAPIGVKIKGVSHEFDSMRGMLEDVAFFIINLKKIRFKLKSGSEREVIEYSFKGPKEITGADLNNDLVEIVNPDAYLATINEDAELNFSVIIQKGIGYVPSEEIREEIEDEYIALDAFFTPVKKAVYEIQNVLVEDDPDYEKIVFTITTDGQVGPVEAFKNCLEAMYQQMSVFKGILDIDVSAPVASSSASGEFSKLLSSVEDLNLSARSFNCLDKADIRFIGELALMDENELKELKNLGKKSLEEIKAVMEEIGYPVGVDVLKDSKEQLRKKITELKSQMSAKE; from the coding sequence ATGAGAAAGATTACTACATCAGCTTATATGCCAACTGAAATAGAAGTTAAAAGTGTTAGCGAAAATGTCGCTAACATTACAGCATATCCTTTTGAAGCAGGTTATGCTGTTACTTTGGCTCACCCACTACGCCGTCTTCTTTACACAAGTACGGTAGGCTTTGCTCCTATCGGCGTAAAGATAAAAGGCGTTAGTCACGAATTTGATAGCATGCGCGGCATGCTTGAAGATGTGGCATTTTTTATTATAAATTTGAAGAAGATCAGATTTAAATTAAAAAGCGGCAGCGAGCGTGAAGTTATAGAGTATAGCTTTAAAGGACCAAAAGAGATAACTGGAGCTGATCTAAATAACGACCTAGTTGAGATCGTTAATCCAGACGCATATCTTGCAACCATCAACGAAGATGCTGAGTTAAATTTCTCAGTTATCATCCAAAAAGGTATCGGATATGTTCCTAGTGAAGAGATCAGAGAAGAGATCGAAGACGAGTATATCGCACTAGACGCTTTCTTTACACCTGTTAAAAAAGCAGTTTATGAGATACAAAATGTCTTGGTTGAAGATGACCCAGACTACGAGAAGATCGTATTTACGATAACAACAGATGGTCAAGTTGGTCCAGTAGAAGCTTTTAAAAATTGTTTAGAAGCTATGTATCAACAAATGTCAGTATTTAAAGGAATTTTAGATATTGACGTTAGTGCCCCAGTTGCTAGTTCAAGCGCAAGCGGCGAGTTCTCAAAGCTACTTTCTAGTGTAGAAGATCTAAATTTAAGCGCTAGAAGTTTTAACTGCCTTGATAAAGCCGATATTAGATTTATCGGTGAGCTTGCGTTGATGGACGAAAATGAGCTTAAAGAGCTTAAAAATTTAGGTAAAAAATCTCTTGAAGAGATAAAAGCGGTTATGGAAGAGATAGGCTATCCAGTTGGTGTCGATGTGTTAAAAGATAGCAAAGAGCAACTCAGAAAGAAAATAACCGAGCTAAAATCACAAATGAGTGCAAAAGAATAA
- the rpsD gene encoding 30S ribosomal protein S4, producing the protein MARYTGPVEKLERRLGVSLALKGERRLAGKSALEKRPYAPGQHGQRRAKISEYGLQLREKQKAKFMYGVSEKQFRRLFQEAARREGNTGALLVQLLEQRLDNVVYRMGFATTRRFARQLVTHGHILVNGKRVDIPSYRVEPGSKVEVAEKSKNNPQIVRSIDLTAQTGIVAWVDVEKEKKFGIFTRNPEREEVIIPVEERFIVELYSK; encoded by the coding sequence GGTGTGTCTCTTGCGTTAAAAGGCGAAAGAAGACTTGCTGGTAAAAGTGCTTTAGAAAAAAGACCTTATGCGCCAGGACAACATGGACAAAGAAGAGCAAAAATAAGCGAATATGGCTTACAACTTCGCGAGAAGCAAAAAGCTAAATTTATGTATGGCGTTTCAGAGAAACAATTTAGAAGATTGTTCCAAGAAGCAGCACGCCGAGAGGGCAACACTGGTGCTCTTTTGGTTCAACTACTAGAGCAGAGATTAGACAATGTTGTTTACAGAATGGGCTTTGCAACGACTCGTCGTTTTGCTCGCCAGCTTGTAACTCACGGACATATTTTAGTAAATGGCAAGAGAGTGGATATCCCATCTTACAGAGTAGAACCAGGCTCTAAAGTAGAAGTTGCTGAGAAATCTAAAAACAATCCACAAATCGTTCGTTCGATCGATCTTACAGCTCAAACTGGCATCGTTGCTTGGGTAGATGTAGAAAAAGAGAAAAAATTTGGAATTTTCACTAGAAATCCAGAAAGAGAAGAGGTTATCATTCCTGTTGAGGAAAGATTTATAGTAGAGCTTTACTCAAAATAA